The Chanos chanos chromosome 3, fChaCha1.1, whole genome shotgun sequence genome segment GGTTTATATACATGTCATATACTTTAAAGAACAGCAGTTCTGATAAGCAGCCAAATTAAAATTTATATTGCTCTTTCAGTTGTCCTTGGAGAGTTTGGTTACACCCTTACATAATGTTTGGCTCCTGGCTGCCAAACTGTTACTCATTTTCTACTATTAGTTGCCATACAACCAAAAGATAAAATATGGGTGTCAACATAGGCAAGCCTAACAATAGCTCAGCTTTTGAAATGGGTAGTGCCCTTCCTCTGCAGCCTTCCTCTGCAGCCTAAGCAGCACCCTAATGAGATTAATTTTAGCGCAGCCGAAGTAAAATATGCACTGCTTCACTGAAAATGTAGGGGCCTTTAACAGTtcggattttttttctcagcgaTACATTCATAGTTGCACTCTGGATGCTTTACAACGATGTTGTGACTTCTGGAAAAGCCTGAACAGGTGTTGATTGCACAAGTGCTCAGGCGCCATCGGCGTGTGGATCGGGCGCCGGAGCCCCTTTAAGTCCTCAGAGCTTTAGGAACCCCACATAGACCCATTGTACTGCATAGAAGATCTGAGCTCATGGTTTCTCTGAACAGTTGAAATATAGTCCATGATTCTGTGAACAATGGccacccatccccccccccccccatcctccctTACCAGGCAGGGGAGATATACAGCACACCCGCTGACTTGAGTCTGAGCATGCAAGCAATCATACAGAGAATTACTGATAAATACTGATAAATATTAACATACAATAGAGCGTGTAGCAGAACGCAAGATACTATTTGACAGCATGGCTATTCACAGACAGGACATTTAACCAGATGTTTTATTGAAGGTCTATAATGACGACGTTGAATCTCTTTCATGTTTCAAGTGCTCAAAAATGAGTCTAAATTCCTATTCCAGTGTAACATCCTGCATTACCAATCCTGTATTTCATTCTATTTTCCATCTATAACACACAAAGAGTTTAGTATTAGAGTCTCTGTTGAGGCTACGTGCAATGTTTTAGGAGCACAGTactgtcaataaaaaaaaacaaggacctATAGGACACCAAATACAATTGAGGTAGGAAATGCCTCCTTTGCATGGGCGTATGTCccagtattttttctttatctgctaATTTGTGTGGGAAGATCTTAAAAACAATAGCCCAGTATCTACAAAAGGGTATCTTTGCACTGTATTTATTTGCTCCcggatgctttttttttttttacatgcttcAGTAACATTTGCACATTCTGCATGTCTCATACAAACTGTCAACCCTCAGGAAGTCAATTTGACATCAGGAAATGTGACCGCTGTGATAGGTTATGAAGAATATGACCAAATTTGGAATGTTCTAAATTGGAATGTTctcatcatgtgtgtgtgtgtgtgtgtgtgtttgtgcgtgcgcgtgtgtgtttgcatgtctctTACCCATCCAGGTACAACAGTCTGGTGACCAGTGCAAGAGCCAAAGGGATTATTGCACTGTGCTGGATCCTTTCAGTGGTCATTGGATTGACGCCCATGATGGGCTGGAACAGGCGCGACACTGATTACACCAATAGCTCTTGTCCTGCTGCTATGACCAAGTGCCTGTTTGAGGAAGTAGTCACCATGGGATACATGGTTTACTTCAATTTCTTCGGCTGCGTGCTCACCCCCCTGCTTGCCATGCTGGCCATCTATGCGCGCATCTTTATGGCCGCCAGACGGCAGCTTATTCAGATGGAGCTGAAACTAATGCACGTGCATGGGGAGGGATCTTCCTCCTCCCGCTCCACTCTGCAGAGGGAGGTCCATGCTGCTAAGTCCCTGGCTATCATCGTGGGGCTCTTCGCCGTCTGCTGGCTGCCTGTGCACATCATTAACTGTTTCACACTTTTCTGCCCCACATGTGCCCGAGCCCCCGGCTGGGTCATGTACACGGCCATTGTCCTGTCCCACGCCAATTCGGTGGTTAACCCTTTCATCTACGCCTACCGCATCCGCGAGTTCAGACACACGTTCCGCAGGATCCTACGTAAGCAGCTCCTTGGACGCAAACAGGACCTAGGGGTCAGTAGCAACAGCAGCGCGAGCCACCCTTGCAATTCCACTGGGATCAGCGTGGTGGACACTTTGCATGGCACCGCGGTCAATGGTTACATGCTGGACTCCAGCCCCAACCATAGCATCATCTCATGTGAGGGAAACAGAAGCTTACAGGGCTCCCTTTGCCCATGGGCATCAACATCAGACCTCTGTGCCATTGGATACGTCACCAATGGGCATCATCCGGCTGATAGCGCTATGAGCGTCCAATCAAAACAACAATGCCCCAGGAGTAGTCCTGTTCAGAACAGGGATGAACTTTTCTCTTCCAAGCAAGCAGCTGAAGTCATGGAGATGAAGCACTGTAGCACTGTTAGCACTCAGAGTGTTAGGTCTCTTATTCACACAAGGACAAATCATCCCTTTGAACTCACTGACTTTTCATGACACAGTCACGAGTCAGGACTAGCTCATAGCGGTTGTAGTGGTGGCGACTTTACCtcaagttaaaaagaaagagtcagTGAATGATGATCTTTCCAATGATATTAGGTAAATATGTGGACAACATATAACCCACTGAAGGGACATCTTTGAGGTAGTATACCATCTTAGGCTGAAGTAGACTACTAAACACGGATTACAAAGATGTGGCTAAGATgtgagatttgtttttctttattttgtgtcaCAGAACACTTTATAAGACCCACCATCaagatttagatttttttttgtcactcagAAGGGATGTAGGTTTGACTGACTTTAAGCAAAGCTGATTAATTCCTTTGGGTCTCTTACAGCCTTAAAACTACTTATTGGTCATACTTTGACACATCGTTACTTTCATGAATTCATTAGCTATAGAAGAAATTGTCGGGTAAATAAGCAGTTGTTGAGTTTTCGGTCGGCGTATTGTGAAGCAGCATTATATTATCGCATTTTCAGTCTGTAAATAATTACCCTGTTTCGCATGAATGTTTATCTGGAATTTTCAttgtctgtcattttgattGTCTTTTCAGACTGGTGACATCAATCAAAAATGACACCAGTCAAAATGTGAACTTGCTGCTCATCTTTCTCAGAATGATCACAGGCATTTTAATAACTTGTTTCCTAACCAAAAACAACcgaaaacacaccaaaaaatgCTACACCAGGAAGTGTGGTGCTTCTGAGAATTTTGTGGTCACAGAGGATGATAATCATGTAATTAGTGTAATAATTGAGT includes the following:
- the adora2ab gene encoding adenosine A2a receptor b: MLTRASHVYIAVELLIALMAVAGNVLVCWAVSINSNLQNITNFFVVSLAVADIAVGLLAIPFAVTISTGFCSQFHGCLFIACFVLVLTQSSIFSLLAIAIDRYIAIKIPLRYNSLVTSARAKGIIALCWILSVVIGLTPMMGWNRRDTDYTNSSCPAAMTKCLFEEVVTMGYMVYFNFFGCVLTPLLAMLAIYARIFMAARRQLIQMELKLMHVHGEGSSSSRSTLQREVHAAKSLAIIVGLFAVCWLPVHIINCFTLFCPTCARAPGWVMYTAIVLSHANSVVNPFIYAYRIREFRHTFRRILRKQLLGRKQDLGVSSNSSASHPCNSTGISVVDTLHGTAVNGYMLDSSPNHSIISCEGNRSLQGSLCPWASTSDLCAIGYVTNGHHPADSAMSVQSKQQCPRSSPVQNRDELFSSKQAAEVMEMKHCSTNTL